Part of the Listeria innocua genome is shown below.
ATTTTCATGAAAAAAGCCCCCTATTCATTTTTATGGAATAGCTTCTCGCTTGATAGAAGAATTATTCCCGAAAGAGGGGACCGGAAAACATTTTTTTATGATTGTTCTTTTGCAGCGGTTGCTAATTGTTTGATTTTTGCTGCGGAATAAATGTGTGAAATCGTGAAAATAATAAGCGCCAACCAAATGAACATGAAGGCAAATAATTGGATGTGGTCAAAACTTTCTTTGAAAAGTAAGACACCAAGAGCAAGCATTAACGTAGGTCCAATATATTGCAAGAAGCCGACCATTGTATAGCTGATTTTCTTCGCAGCTGTCGCAAATAAAAGTAGTGGAATAGCGGTAACAATCCCAGCGCCAACTAAAATAATATTTGTTTGCGCGGCATACTGCATTAATCCATTCGTCGCGAAAAAGAGTACATAAATGAGTGCGAATGGCGTGATAATCATCGTTTCAAGTGTTAAACCAGTCCATACGGAAACGGAAACGACTTTTTTAATCAACCCATAAAGGGAGAAGGAAACAGCCATACCGATTGCTGCCCAAGGAACGGACCCAAGATGCCATGTGAGAATTAAGACGCCAATTGTTGCCGAGATAACTGCAATAATCTCACCGCGACTCAATCGTTCTTTTAAAATCACCGTTGCGAGAAGTACATTTACAAGTGGATTTATATAGTAACCAAGACTTGCTTCGGTCACATGCCCGCTATTCACTGTGTAAATGAATAAATACCAGTTTCCAGTAACTAAAAAAGCTGCCGCAATAATGGCGATAAGCGTTTTTGGTTTAAGCAAAACGTCCTTTGTTTCTTGAAAAACCATCGAAGTCTTTCGTAAACAAACAATCAAAAATAGCATAAAAATAAAAGACCATATAATTCGATAGGCCAAAATCTCCATAGGAGGGACATTTGTGGCTAGCTTCCAGTAAATCGGAAGGACACCCCAAAATACATATGCGAGAGCTCCGGCGATAATTCCACCTAGCTGCCCATTTTGTTTATTTTCCATAGCGATGTTAGCCTCCTTTTTTAAAAACAATAGAACTATTTTATCCTAAAAGGGAGAATAAAGCTACAAAAAAAACCACGAATAGGCTAGCTACTCGTAGTTTCAGTAATTATTTACTTGCTTCAATTTGGATGTTTAATTTTACTTCGTCACCGATAAGTACGCCACCAGTTTCTAATGCAGCATTGTAATTTAGGCCAAAGTCTTTACGGTTGAATTTACCTTTTGCTTCAAAGCCAGCTACCATGTTACCAGTGTTTGGATCTTTTCCAGTACCTTCATAGCTTACTTCAAGTGTAAGAGGTTTAGTTACGTCGCGAATCGTTAAATCAC
Proteins encoded:
- the rarD gene encoding EamA family transporter RarD; this translates as MENKQNGQLGGIIAGALAYVFWGVLPIYWKLATNVPPMEILAYRIIWSFIFMLFLIVCLRKTSMVFQETKDVLLKPKTLIAIIAAAFLVTGNWYLFIYTVNSGHVTEASLGYYINPLVNVLLATVILKERLSRGEIIAVISATIGVLILTWHLGSVPWAAIGMAVSFSLYGLIKKVVSVSVWTGLTLETMIITPFALIYVLFFATNGLMQYAAQTNIILVGAGIVTAIPLLLFATAAKKISYTMVGFLQYIGPTLMLALGVLLFKESFDHIQLFAFMFIWLALIIFTISHIYSAAKIKQLATAAKEQS